One Metamycoplasma canadense DNA segment encodes these proteins:
- a CDS encoding MATE family efflux transporter, with product MNQKILIKSKKNYFKKFLPNSKIDWKNYFLKTWPIIIGEILFCLNGFLDNFMVSHIPSGIDALTYANTYTGIIYTFFFAIQGIAAMFVGQYYGKKDYNKVKQIMNLRIWIYLFTTILVSIICWSKSDMLIHLIGGKQINNSALNEARMYLMLICISWIITSFNFNTNMQLNETGHSNLAFVSACLTLISNASINAILLYGFKLDAYYAAFGSIASAIVCLTSDSLLTYFKDRAIFINIFKIYYITKPIAKQILKRIPAMLIAIIAMITIPIRMIIWSRAFPDDLINGSGVGEKWMGINAVTILGLVESLASIAAAITSACSSNVSYFVASNLGRSNFNEAEKHANSLKGFHTTLGFLMSLIMLGIVFAIAYSPSTSKGSQKAISQNIKLYLLNSDTNLIQSIFLSQKENKLIDKEIIKNAQNIFEQIKNNKVQLSENDLKAFFADKNVQIWINEMKIQIKNTFIKTFLFCCLTFIAMNPMWCWFYTTAALPAAGGRNLIGSFTMLFAHWLSFIWLIVLTFAIIIPYRNSGSYSMSLELAYFLFFSIDFIRLIIFETVAAKTNWKRNITEETKLINI from the coding sequence GTGAATCAAAAAATACTAATTAAATCTAAAAAAAATTATTTTAAAAAATTTTTACCAAATTCAAAAATCGATTGAAAAAATTATTTTTTAAAAACGTGACCAATTATTATTGGTGAAATTTTATTTTGTTTAAATGGTTTTCTTGATAATTTTATGGTTAGTCATATTCCGTCTGGCATCGATGCTTTAACTTATGCTAACACCTATACAGGAATAATTTATACATTCTTTTTTGCAATTCAAGGAATAGCTGCAATGTTTGTTGGGCAGTATTATGGTAAAAAAGATTACAATAAAGTAAAACAAATAATGAATTTAAGAATTTGAATATATCTTTTTACAACAATTTTAGTTTCAATAATTTGTTGAAGTAAATCGGATATGTTAATTCATTTAATAGGTGGTAAACAAATTAATAATTCGGCTCTTAATGAGGCAAGAATGTATTTAATGCTTATTTGCATTTCTTGAATAATTACATCTTTTAACTTTAATACAAATATGCAACTTAACGAGACTGGACATTCAAATTTAGCTTTCGTTTCGGCTTGTTTAACTCTAATATCTAATGCCTCAATTAATGCAATTCTTTTATACGGTTTTAAATTAGATGCATATTATGCTGCTTTTGGTTCGATAGCAAGTGCAATTGTTTGTTTAACATCGGATTCTTTATTAACATATTTTAAAGATAGAGCAATTTTTATAAACATTTTTAAGATTTATTATATTACAAAACCTATTGCAAAACAAATTCTTAAAAGAATTCCAGCAATGTTAATTGCTATTATTGCAATGATTACTATACCAATAAGAATGATAATTTGATCAAGAGCGTTTCCTGATGATCTAATTAATGGTTCTGGTGTTGGTGAAAAATGAATGGGCATAAACGCGGTAACAATTCTAGGTTTAGTTGAAAGTTTAGCATCAATAGCTGCTGCAATCACCTCAGCATGTTCTTCGAATGTTTCTTATTTTGTTGCAAGTAATTTAGGAAGAAGTAATTTTAATGAAGCAGAAAAACATGCAAATTCTTTAAAAGGATTCCACACTACTCTTGGTTTTTTGATGTCATTAATTATGCTCGGAATTGTATTTGCAATCGCATATTCTCCAAGTACATCAAAAGGAAGTCAAAAAGCTATTTCGCAAAATATTAAATTATATTTATTAAATTCAGATACCAACTTAATCCAATCAATATTTTTATCACAAAAAGAAAATAAACTTATAGACAAAGAAATTATAAAAAATGCACAAAATATTTTTGAACAAATTAAGAACAATAAAGTTCAATTATCAGAAAATGACTTAAAAGCTTTTTTTGCTGATAAAAATGTTCAAATATGAATTAATGAAATGAAAATTCAAATAAAAAATACTTTTATAAAAACTTTTTTATTTTGTTGTTTAACTTTCATAGCCATGAACCCGATGTGATGCTGATTTTATACGACCGCTGCCTTACCTGCTGCAGGCGGTAGAAATCTTATCGGTTCATTTACAATGCTTTTTGCACATTGATTATCATTTATATGACTGATTGTATTAACATTTGCAATTATAATACCTTATAGAAATTCTGGCAGTTATTCAATGAGTTTAGAACTGGCTTACTTCTTATTCTTTTCAATAGATTTTATTAGATTAATAATTTTTGAAACAGTAGCAGCAAAAACAAATTGAAAAAGAAATATAACTGAAGAAACAAAATTAATAAATATTTAA
- a CDS encoding phosphotransferase family protein, whose translation MMKLVKNQGFTNTTYFDEEKNQFIKVKKYDSFNHKTPNELLNCFSFVPKTIFENEKEIVNEWIEGEILNWKTVTNDQLKEIGKKLITLHNSKIKFYKENQIARRFKVYRETISKFKRKIPVLDKHYKKINLFLKNIDSSAPVHNDLWLFNFINSEKEIFITDWEYATMGDIHFDLAYFIESSNLNKEQEKIFLEAYGDDYEPKYLLAHKIIVNALIVLWINKYEIKPFDDLMYIQRVDLLVDEYDKKYKI comes from the coding sequence TTAATGAAATTAGTTAAAAATCAAGGTTTTACTAACACAACATATTTTGATGAAGAAAAAAATCAATTTATTAAAGTAAAAAAATATGATTCTTTTAATCACAAAACACCCAATGAATTATTAAATTGTTTTTCATTTGTACCAAAAACTATTTTTGAAAATGAAAAAGAAATTGTAAATGAGTGAATTGAAGGAGAGATATTAAATTGGAAAACAGTAACAAATGACCAATTAAAAGAAATTGGGAAAAAATTAATTACTCTTCATAATTCAAAAATAAAATTTTATAAAGAAAATCAAATAGCAAGAAGATTTAAAGTTTATCGTGAAACAATTTCAAAATTTAAAAGAAAAATTCCTGTTTTAGATAAACACTATAAAAAAATAAATTTATTTTTAAAAAATATTGATTCATCCGCACCTGTTCATAATGATTTATGATTATTTAATTTTATTAATAGTGAAAAAGAAATATTTATAACAGATTGAGAATATGCGACAATGGGGGATATTCATTTTGATTTAGCATATTTTATTGAATCATCAAATTTAAATAAAGAGCAAGAAAAAATATTTCTAGAAGCTTATGGTGATGACTATGAGCCAAAATATTTATTAGCACATAAAATTATTGTTAATGCTTTAATCGTTTTATGAATAAATAAATACGAAATAAAACCTTTTGATGATTTAATGTACATTCAAAGAGTTGATTTATTAGTTGATGAGTATGATAAAAAATATAAGATTTAA
- a CDS encoding DNA topoisomerase subunit B yields the protein MSDQKNYVASDIQVLEGLEPVRVRPGMYIGSTGYKGLHHLIWEILDNSVDEAMAGFATQINVTLHSNNYIEIEDNGRGIPVDIHPSTNKSTVETILTVLHAGGKFDSSNYKVSGGLHGVGASVVNALSDSLEVWVKRNGKLYYQKYINGGKPIDDLKIIGDVPLNETGTKIKFHPDYTIMEKRPFDFGIITDHIRQVAYLNKGIKFNLVDLEKNNQKNFCFEGGIIDYVKELSKGKKTIIPDVIYAIGEHTDFEKQLGEQDKNNNVGKKVDIAVEVAFQYNEEYTTNVVSYANNIQTTEGGTHENGFYDAIVRIFNNYANDNKLLKANEKITKDDSKDGLIAVISIKHNDPVFEGQTKSKFGSNNARTATNKVVSQVLERYLAENPEIAKKIIAKCLQTQRARLAADAAKDASRKKDGLEFSGLPGKLADCSSKNAELRELFIVEGNSAGGSAKGGRNRAIQAILPLRGKVINAEKNDKVKFLSNQEIQTIIHALGTGIGEDFNINKLKYHKIIIMTDADVDGAHISTLLLTFFYRYLKPLIEYGFVYIAMPPLYKIVSGKTVEYAYNDAQKEEILVKLEDKKNISIQRYKGLGEMDAEQLWETTMNPETRKMLQVQINDMAVCDTVFTTLMGEEVEPRHDFIEENAKYVSNIDF from the coding sequence ATGTCAGATCAAAAGAATTATGTAGCTAGTGATATTCAGGTTCTAGAAGGCCTTGAGCCGGTTAGAGTAAGACCAGGTATGTATATTGGATCGACCGGATATAAAGGTCTTCATCACCTTATATGAGAAATATTAGATAACTCTGTTGATGAAGCTATGGCAGGATTTGCAACTCAAATTAATGTTACTTTGCATTCAAATAATTATATTGAAATTGAGGATAATGGTAGAGGTATACCTGTTGATATTCACCCATCAACTAATAAATCTACTGTCGAAACTATTTTAACTGTTTTGCATGCTGGTGGTAAGTTTGATTCAAGTAATTACAAGGTAAGTGGTGGTCTACATGGTGTTGGGGCATCTGTTGTTAATGCTCTAAGTGATTCTTTAGAAGTATGGGTAAAAAGAAATGGAAAACTATATTATCAAAAATATATAAATGGTGGAAAACCTATTGATGATTTAAAAATTATTGGTGATGTTCCCTTAAACGAAACTGGAACTAAAATTAAATTTCATCCCGACTATACCATTATGGAAAAAAGACCTTTTGACTTTGGAATAATTACTGATCACATTAGACAAGTTGCTTATTTGAATAAAGGAATTAAATTTAACTTAGTTGATTTAGAAAAAAATAATCAAAAAAATTTCTGCTTTGAAGGTGGAATTATAGATTATGTTAAGGAACTTAGCAAAGGCAAGAAAACTATTATTCCTGATGTAATTTATGCAATTGGTGAGCATACTGACTTTGAAAAACAACTAGGTGAGCAAGATAAAAACAATAATGTTGGAAAAAAAGTTGATATTGCAGTTGAAGTTGCTTTTCAATATAATGAAGAATACACAACTAATGTTGTTTCATATGCTAATAATATTCAAACCACTGAAGGTGGGACACACGAAAATGGCTTCTATGATGCAATTGTTAGAATTTTTAATAATTATGCAAATGACAATAAACTTTTAAAAGCTAACGAAAAAATAACTAAAGATGATTCAAAAGATGGTTTAATAGCTGTTATTTCTATTAAACATAATGATCCTGTTTTTGAAGGACAAACAAAATCTAAATTTGGTTCAAATAACGCTCGTACTGCTACTAATAAGGTTGTATCACAAGTTTTAGAAAGATATTTAGCTGAAAATCCTGAAATAGCAAAAAAAATTATTGCCAAATGTTTGCAAACCCAAAGAGCTAGACTAGCTGCTGATGCTGCTAAAGATGCCTCAAGAAAAAAAGATGGGTTAGAATTTAGTGGATTACCAGGAAAACTAGCTGATTGTTCATCTAAGAATGCTGAATTAAGAGAATTATTTATTGTCGAAGGTAATTCTGCTGGTGGTTCTGCAAAAGGTGGTAGAAATCGAGCTATTCAAGCAATTTTACCATTAAGAGGAAAGGTAATTAATGCAGAAAAAAATGATAAAGTTAAGTTTTTATCAAATCAAGAAATTCAAACAATAATTCACGCCTTAGGAACTGGAATTGGTGAAGATTTCAATATCAATAAATTAAAATATCATAAGATAATAATTATGACTGACGCCGACGTTGATGGTGCTCATATTTCAACACTTCTTTTGACATTTTTCTATCGTTATTTAAAACCTTTGATTGAATACGGTTTTGTTTATATTGCTATGCCGCCATTGTATAAAATTGTTTCTGGTAAAACTGTTGAATATGCTTACAATGATGCTCAAAAAGAAGAAATTTTAGTTAAATTGGAAGATAAGAAAAATATTTCAATTCAACGTTATAAAGGTCTTGGTGAAATGGATGCCGAACAATTATGAGAAACAACAATGAACCCCGAAACAAGAAAAATGCTTCAAGTTCAAATTAATGATATGGCAGTTTGTGATACGGTATTTACAACTTTAATGGGTGAAGAGGTTGAACCTCGTCATGATTTTATTGAAGAAAATGCAAAATATGTTTCAAACATTGATTTTTAA